The sequence CACGCTGGCTCTTGCGACACTCTTCATTTACGGAATGTATATCAGAAATTACTGGGCCCTGGCGGTCCCGGCCGCGGCGGTCACGCTCGTGGTGCTGGGCATGGTGTTCTGGGTCGGCATCGCGATAATATCGGCGCGCTCGACGCTGCCTGAAGACAAAAAACAGTAATCCATGAGATGAGGGTCCTTTTCTTGTGCTACCGGGGTAACCCCTACTGCGGAGGGCAGGGGATATACCTCTATCATCTTACCAGGGAGCTCGGAAAGCTCGGGGTCGAGATGGACGTGCTGGTGGGGCCGCCCTATCCGGAACCGATGGATGAGTGGGCGTCGGTGTACAGGATCGAAAACCTGAACCTATGGTGCGAGCGTACCATGCGCCTGCCGTATGAAAAGCTAACCCGGATATACTCGCCCTGGAACTTCGTCGATTACTTTCTCACGCGCTTTCACGTTTTCCCCGAGATGGAAACGTTCAGCCTGCGCGCCTTTTTCCGAATGAAGGGGCTTTTGCGCGAGAAACGCTACGACATCGTTCACGACGTGCAGTGCCTGGGGTGGGGGCTCCTGCCGATGAAGGCGTACGGAATGCCCATCGTCTCGACCGTGCATCACCCGCTCACCATGGACCGGGAGGCCGATTTCCTTATCGACAGGGGGTTCTGGGAGCACGCCACCACGGTGCTCTTCTATCCGCTTTCGATGCAGCGCATCGTCATCAACCGCCTGAACCGCGTCATCACCTCGTCCAACGAGGGCGTGGGGACGCTCGGGAAGGCTTTCGGGCTCCCGGAGGACAGGCTTTCGGTGGTGTATAACGGAATGGACGTCGAGACCTTCCGCAGCACGGGCGAGACGCGCAGGGAGCGGACGCTCCTGTTCGTGGGGAACACCGAGGACCACAAAAAGGGCATGCGCTACCTCTTCGAGGCGCTTGCAATGCTTCCTGAGGACGTCACGCTCACCATCGTGGACGAGGGGCCTCCGAAGCGGCTCACCGCATGGGGCATGATACAGGAGCTGGGACTCGGGAAGCGTGTGGTCTTCACCGGCAAGGTGGACCTCTCCACGCTCGTGGGCCTCTATTCCACCTGCACCGTTGCCGTGATGGCATCGCTGCACGAGGGGTTCGGGCTGCCCGCCGCCGAGGCGATGGCCTGCGAGACTCCGGTGGTCGCGACCACCGCGGGGGCGCTTCCCGAGGTTGTGGGCGACGACGGCGCCGGGATACTCGTGCCGCCAAAAAATCCGGCGGCCATACGGGACGCGGTCGCGACGCTCCTCGCGGACGCCGCGCTTCGAAAGGCGATGGGGAAGAAGGGACGCGCCCGCGCGGAACGGAACTTCGCGTGGCCTGTCGCCGCCAGAAACACGCTTGCGGTATACCAGGACGTTATCGAGTCGTACAGGAGCCGGTCATGAAGATATGTCTGATGAGCTACAGGGGCAACCCTTACTGCGGCGGACAGGGCATCTATTTGATGTACGTTGCGCGCGAGCTGATCAAACTCGGCCACGAGGTGCATGCCATCGTGGGGCCTCCCTATCCCTTCGAGATGGAGGGGGTGGCCCTGCACAGGGTAAGCAACCACAACTACTTCAACGTCAGGAAGGACTACATAAAGCCGCACAGGCCGTTCGCGAGCCTCTCTCCGCTCAATTTCTACGAGTTCGTCGCGTCGAAGTTCGGCATTTTCCCCGAGATCGAAACCTTCTCGGTCCGCGCGTTTCTGAAACTCAAGGAGCTTCTGAAAGAGCACCGTTTCGACATCATACACGACAACCAGTGCCTGGGCTACGGCTTTCTTCTCATCAATCATTTCGGCGTGCCGTTCGTCTCGACCCTGCATCATCCGCTTTCGATCGACCGCAGCACCTGGTTCGAGTATCCATCGACATTCACCCTCAAGATGAAGCGCATCCTCTATTATCCGCTCCTCATGCAGGCCATCGTTTCGAACAGGCTGGACCGCATCATCACCGTCTCCCACGATTCCGCCCGCGAGATCAACAAGGCCTTCGGCGTGCCCATGGAGCGCCAGAGCGTGGTCTATAACGGGATGGACGCCGGCATATTCCACCCGGTCAAAGGCGTGAAGAAGCGCAGGAATAGCCTGATCTTCGTGGGAAACGTCGAGGACCGCAAGAAGGGCGTTATCTATCTATTGAAGGCGCTTACGCTCACGAAAAACAGGGTGCACCTGACGATTGTCGACGGCGGCGCCCCCAACAGGAACTTTGTCCCCCGCTGGATCGACCGATTCGGCATACAGGACCGCGTAAGCTTTACGGGCAAGATTCCGCTCGAGCAGCTTGTGGAGCTCTATTCCCGCACGGAGATCGCGGTGTGCCCGTCGCTGTACGAGGGCTTCGGATTTCCGGCGGCCGAGGCCATGGCCTGCGAGGTCCCGGTGATTGCGGCCACGGGCGGGGCGCTTCCCGAGGTGGTGGGCGAGCACATGAAGACCGGCTATCTCGTGCCCCCGCGCGATCCCGAGGCCCTGGCAAAGGGGATCGATTTCCTCATGGACCATCCCGACGTTCGTCATAAGATGGGCAAGGACGCCCGCAAGCGCGTGCTCGCCACGTTCACCTGGGAGAATGCCGCGCGCGAGATGGTGAAGGTCTACGAGGAGGTCATACGTGCTCACCGTGGACTTTGACCTTCTCGGCGTGCGGGAAGGGGACCTCATGCTTGATGCCGGGTGCGGCGAGGGCAGGCATTCGTTTGAGTGCGTCGCGCGCGGGGCCCGCGTCTGCAGCATGGACATGGACATGGAATCGCTCCGCAAGGCGCGTTACACGCTGGCACACATGAAAACGAGCCGCCAGGCGCACGAAAACGGCGCCTACCTCTGCCAGATCGGCGACACGCTGAACCTGCCGTTTCGCGGCGGGACCTTCGACCGCATCATCTGCTCCGAGGTGATGGAGCACGTGAGCGACGATCATCGCGCGTGCGGGGAACTGGCGCGCGTGTTGAAAAAGGGCGGGCGCGTCGCCATCACCGTGCCGACCTTCATCAGCGAGCTCGTTTTCGACACGCTCACGTACGAGTACTTCACTTCGCCCGGCGGGCACATCCGCAAATACGTTCCGCGCCGGCTGGCCGGCATACTGCGCGAGAACGGCCTGGAGATCTACGGCGTCGGCTTCAAGCACTCGCTGCACACCATTTACTGGATGATCCGCTGCGTCGTGGGCCTTCACCTCAACGACCAGCCGTTTACCGGGGCCTACAGGCGCTTTCTCGCGCTCGGCATGGGCTCGCGCTTCATGGAGCGCGTCGAGGCCTTCTTCGACCACTTCTTTCCCAAGAGCATCGTGTTTTACGCCGTCAAGCGGTGATCCGTCGTCCGCGGGCCGGGAGTCTCGACCGGCGTTCGTCGACGCTGCGTTGCGGATTCTCAGCCCGAAATTAATAATTCCAGAGGTGCATGCCGATGAACATACGCGAACTGCAATCGGCGCTTGAGGAATTCATCTTCGTGGGACAGGCGCGCCAACTGGGCGTCTTCGACGCGCTTGATGAAAAAAGCGACACCGCCGCGGGCCTGTCCGTGCGCATGAAATTCGACCGTCGCGCCGCCGTCGCGCTCCTCGACGCGCTCGTCGAGATGAAATATCTAAAAAAGCGAAAGGAATGCTATTCGGTGACGCCGGAAACCAGGCGGCGCCTCGTCGTTCGCGCCGGACGTGATTACGAGGGCGATTTCTGGAGCTTTCTCCTGTACCTCGTCAATCCCTGGCGGACGCTCCCCTACGTCATGAAGCACGGCAGGCCCGACAGGTCGAGCTACGCGGGGTTTTCGATGGATGATTTCATCCGCGGCATGGACTCGCCGTGGAAGAAAAAAATAGCCCCTGAGGTCGTGCGCCTGTGCCTCGATCTCCGCAAAGGGGCCGCCAGCGTGGCCGACATCGGCGGCGCTCCCGGCACCGTCGCGCGCGAGTTCGCCCGCAGTGGCCTGGTTACACTCATCTATGACCTGAAAGAATCGAACGACGTAATGCGGAAGGAGCTGTCGAGGGTGAAGAATATCAGCGTAATCGACGGCGACGCGACGAAGTCGTTCCCGGCGGGAGTGTACGATATCGTCTTCCTGGGAAACCTATGCCATGGCCAGTCTCCGGCCGATAACGCGAAGATGTTCCGCATGGCGCGCGAGCGGCTGTCGGACGGCGGCATGATCGCCGTCTTCGATAATCTGAAGCGCGAAGATCACCGCTCCGCGACGCTCGCGCTTCATATGATCACGCAGAGCCCCCTGGGCAACGTCTATACGCGTGCCGAATATCTGGGCTGGCTCAGGAACGCCGGGTTCAAAAAGCTGAAAGTCGTAAAGCTCTCCGATCCCGCATGGAGCCTCGTGGTCGGATATCGCTGACGTATGGCCCGGTGCGGCATCCTTATGATTTTTTTAAGGGGGGATGATTACGCCCGTCTCCGGCCGGTGGAACAGGGAGGGGAATGGGAGCTACGCTGAAAGCGGAAGGACCTTCTCGATGAAAAAGCCCGCGAGCGCAGCGGCCAGCAGGCGGATGTTCTCGACGATCTGCGTGTCGCTTTCGTGCTCCGGGGTGTCGCTCACCATTTTAAAGAGATAGCACCGCACCTTGAACAGTCTGCACGCCTGCAGTACGGCCGCCCCCTCCATGTCGATGAGGTCGGCCCGGGCCGCCACCGAGGCGCGCTCCGACGCCGTAATCAGCGGACGGTCGAGTGTCGCCAGGATCGCCTTCCGAAAACCGTCGAACGCGTCCGGCGTGGACGAGCGTTGTGAGCGGTTCATTATCCGGGGCCGGTCGGGTTCGATGATCGAGTCGATATGGAAGATGTCCCCGGTATGCATGGCGTTTCCGGTGGCGCCCGCGGCGCCGATGTTGAAGATCGTCCCGACGCCGTAGTTCAGTATGAGGTACTCCGCGGCGAGCGCCGCGTTCACCTTGCCGATGCCCGAAACCGCGAGCACGGGGGCCCCGTCGGCGGAGAAGACGCGGACCGGCCCCTTCGCGGCCGCGGAAAGCCCGAGCGAGGCGATGAGCGGCCCCGCCTCGATCATCGTCGCCATTACTATGCCGGTTCGAGAATTCCCCTGCATCGTGCCATCTCCTCGAGTGTCTGAATCGCCCGCCGTCCCGTTTCGCCGAGATCGAGCGTAAAATCGTTCACGTAGAGCCCTATGTGCTGCCGGGTGATATCCTCATCCATCTCCTGCGCGTGCGCTCGGACAAACTCCCGCGAGTCGCCGGGATTGTCGAAGGCGTGCCGCACCGAGGCGCGGATGATCCTCGAAAACCCGGCCGCGCGCTCACTCCCATCCTCTCCGCCGTCGAGTCGCATCGCGATACAGCCCAGCGGAATCGGCAGGCCCGTTTCCGCCTCCCACCATTCGCCCAGGTCGACGATTTTTTCGAGCCCGAAGCGGGGATAGACGAAGCGCCCCTCGTGGATGATGAGTCCCGCGTCGAAGCGTCCCGAGGCGACACCTTCCATGATTTCATCGAAGCGCGCGACATGTATGTCAATGTCGGCCTCGCTCCAGAGCCGGAAGAGCAGATAGGCCGTGGTCAGCTCTCCCGGAATGGCGACGCGCGTGCCTTCGAGGTCGGCGAGCGCGCCGCGCGCGACTACCAGCGGCCCGCAGCCGAAGCCCAGCGCCGAGCCCGCGTTGAGCAGGGCGTAGCGCCCGGCCAGATGGAGATACGCGTGAAAGGAGAGCTTGCTGAGTTTGTACGCCCCCTGAAACGCCGCATGATTGAGGCTTTCAACGTCCTCGATATGTGAGGCAAAGCGATAGTTCCCCGTGTCGACGCGGCCGTGCAGCATCGCGTGGAAGGCATAGGTATCGTTGGGACACGGGGAAAACCCGAACAGAACAGGTTCTGCCGGCATTTACCCGGCGGCCTGGGCGGTGCTCCGGGCGTAATGCTCGAGAGTGGCCCTGTTGAGTGGGATGGAAAGAGACGCCCTGGTCCGGTCCTCAAGCGACCGGATGTCGAGACTGGACTGGTCAACTCCGAGGCTTCTCAGGATCATCGAGATGAGCACCAGTCCGATTCCGGCGCCCTCATTCTCCGGATCGCCGGCGTTCATTAAGAAATAGTCCGAGATGTCCTCGCACTTGCGGGCGTCCTCAAGTTTTTTGCGCACCTTTACGAGCTCTTCGGGCGTTATCTCTATGGGATTGGTGATCGAAATATGGAGGGTGTCGTCCTCGTGATGGAAAACGATCTCCGCCTTCATGTCGCGGCTCCTCGCCAGGCGGGCGAGGGTTCTTGCGTCTTCGCGCGACATCTCGAGCTTGAAGAGCCGGAATACCTTGTCGTGGGCGATGATGCCGGGGACCGGGCTCTGCGGCGCCGAGCCCTCAAAATAGATGTGTTTGAAGTTCGCCTTGACGGCATTGATGAGGAGCTCTTTAACGCAGGTGTAGATGGGGCCCAGGAGCACCTCGCAGCCCTGCTTGCGAAGGTAAAGGGCAAGCACCTTCTTAAGGCGATTCTCGTTGGTCGAGCTCACCGAATAGGTGACGATTCTCACGTCCTTATTCTCTTTGACGGCGTCGGTTATATATTTCATTGAGGGCGCTGTTGACTCTGTTTATTTCGGGAAATGACGCCACTTCGCCTCATTTTCCCGCGGGCTGTCCGAACCTTGATTCTCGCACCGGTGCATTCCATCTATGCAACAAGCAAAATATACAGTTAATATCGGTTTTTAGCAAGAGGCTGGCGGAAATTAAATGCGTATTCAGACGGTTTTTTTATTTGTTTGACATGCCACTTTCCATGGGGAAAAAGAACGGTTTGTGTTTTTCCGCTGCCTGGGCCGCAGAGCTATTCTTCAAGGGGTGTGCAGGAGCAGGGTGAGGTGTCCGGACCGCCGTCCTGGTTTTTTCCGCTGATGGAGTAGTCGCCTGCGTCGCTTCGGATTTCCATTTCCCGTGCCCATTCATCGGGCCCGATAAGCCTGATCCGGTTGAGGTTTTCTATGGCGATATGCCTGAAATGGGCGAAGGACTTTCCGGGATTATACCGGGTGAAGCTTATCAGCCGTTCGCAGGGGAAACAGTCGCATTCGTGGCAGAAGTTTTTACCGCCCATAACGACGCAGCAATCGTAAATGTCGCACTTGTCATGCCTTCCGTCGCAGCGGCATCCCCTGCATACCGCCGTGTCGCGGTACCTTGGACATGCCCCGCAGTATATGCCGCAGGGTGATATTATGGCGCTCGGATGCTTCCCTTGCATTGTCACATCGATCAAATCCGGTATAAAAGTCTTGCGCTAAGCCGGCGCTCCGGTGTTATTGATTTCCGGTTTGTACGAGTCTACCATGGAGCCTGCCCCTTCGCTAAAAAAATAACGCCCTTTCGCAAACCGGCCATGCCGTATTGAGCGATATGAAGGTGATGGCGGGGCGATTTGCGGCATTTGGCGGCCTCCACGGGCCCGCGGGCGGGTACGTGGCGGAACGAAACGGGAAACGTGATGGCTCCAGAGGCGGAACGGGTGATAAACGGCATCAGAAGACAATTTTCCGGAAGGTGGAGCTCGGTAGCGGGTTATCGCGAACTTCTCGTACTGGCGGTTCCGCTCATCCTGAGCACATCCTCGTGGTCGCTGCAGCACTTTGTCGACCGCATGTTCCTGGCCTGGTACTCGCCATATGCCATAGCCGCGGTCCTGCCCGCCGGAATCCTCAATTTCTGCACCATGAGCGTTTTTATCGGCACCGCGGGATATGTGAGCATCTTCGCCGCCCAGTATTACGGCGCGGGAGTAAACGAGCGCGTGGGGCCCTCCATCTGGCAGGGGGCCTACATCGCCCTGGCCGGGGCCGTTGTTCATCTGCTTCTCATCCCGCTCGCCCCGGCGATCTTCGACTTTGTGGGACACGACCCGGAGGTCCGCCATTATGAAACCATATATTTCCAGATTCTCTGCGTCGGAGCTTTCCCCGGCATAGCCGCCTCGGCGTTTTCCGGTTTTTTCACCGGACTGGGAAGGCCCTGGCCGGTGATGTGGGTGAACTTCCTCGCCACGGCCGTCAATCTGTTGCTGGATTACATCCTGATCTTCGGGAAATGGGGATTTCCCGAAATGGGCATAAAGGGTGCCGCCATCGCTACGGTCGCGGCCGGGTTTGTATACTGTATCGCCTATCTGGCGCTTCTCGCCGCTCCGAAACTGCGCGCGACCTATCGCACGCTGGGCGGCTGGCGCTTCGAGGGCGCGCTCTTCCTCCGGCTGTTGCGCTTCGGCTTTCCAAGCGGCATGCAGTTTTTCGTGGACATCGCCGGCTTCACGATCTTTAT comes from Spirochaetota bacterium and encodes:
- a CDS encoding glycosyltransferase family 4 protein, which translates into the protein MRVLFLCYRGNPYCGGQGIYLYHLTRELGKLGVEMDVLVGPPYPEPMDEWASVYRIENLNLWCERTMRLPYEKLTRIYSPWNFVDYFLTRFHVFPEMETFSLRAFFRMKGLLREKRYDIVHDVQCLGWGLLPMKAYGMPIVSTVHHPLTMDREADFLIDRGFWEHATTVLFYPLSMQRIVINRLNRVITSSNEGVGTLGKAFGLPEDRLSVVYNGMDVETFRSTGETRRERTLLFVGNTEDHKKGMRYLFEALAMLPEDVTLTIVDEGPPKRLTAWGMIQELGLGKRVVFTGKVDLSTLVGLYSTCTVAVMASLHEGFGLPAAEAMACETPVVATTAGALPEVVGDDGAGILVPPKNPAAIRDAVATLLADAALRKAMGKKGRARAERNFAWPVAARNTLAVYQDVIESYRSRS
- a CDS encoding glycosyltransferase family 4 protein is translated as MKICLMSYRGNPYCGGQGIYLMYVARELIKLGHEVHAIVGPPYPFEMEGVALHRVSNHNYFNVRKDYIKPHRPFASLSPLNFYEFVASKFGIFPEIETFSVRAFLKLKELLKEHRFDIIHDNQCLGYGFLLINHFGVPFVSTLHHPLSIDRSTWFEYPSTFTLKMKRILYYPLLMQAIVSNRLDRIITVSHDSAREINKAFGVPMERQSVVYNGMDAGIFHPVKGVKKRRNSLIFVGNVEDRKKGVIYLLKALTLTKNRVHLTIVDGGAPNRNFVPRWIDRFGIQDRVSFTGKIPLEQLVELYSRTEIAVCPSLYEGFGFPAAEAMACEVPVIAATGGALPEVVGEHMKTGYLVPPRDPEALAKGIDFLMDHPDVRHKMGKDARKRVLATFTWENAAREMVKVYEEVIRAHRGL
- a CDS encoding class I SAM-dependent methyltransferase, yielding MLTVDFDLLGVREGDLMLDAGCGEGRHSFECVARGARVCSMDMDMESLRKARYTLAHMKTSRQAHENGAYLCQIGDTLNLPFRGGTFDRIICSEVMEHVSDDHRACGELARVLKKGGRVAITVPTFISELVFDTLTYEYFTSPGGHIRKYVPRRLAGILRENGLEIYGVGFKHSLHTIYWMIRCVVGLHLNDQPFTGAYRRFLALGMGSRFMERVEAFFDHFFPKSIVFYAVKR
- a CDS encoding methyltransferase → MNIRELQSALEEFIFVGQARQLGVFDALDEKSDTAAGLSVRMKFDRRAAVALLDALVEMKYLKKRKECYSVTPETRRRLVVRAGRDYEGDFWSFLLYLVNPWRTLPYVMKHGRPDRSSYAGFSMDDFIRGMDSPWKKKIAPEVVRLCLDLRKGAASVADIGGAPGTVAREFARSGLVTLIYDLKESNDVMRKELSRVKNISVIDGDATKSFPAGVYDIVFLGNLCHGQSPADNAKMFRMARERLSDGGMIAVFDNLKREDHRSATLALHMITQSPLGNVYTRAEYLGWLRNAGFKKLKVVKLSDPAWSLVVGYR
- a CDS encoding 1,4-dihydroxy-6-naphthoate synthase, which codes for MPAEPVLFGFSPCPNDTYAFHAMLHGRVDTGNYRFASHIEDVESLNHAAFQGAYKLSKLSFHAYLHLAGRYALLNAGSALGFGCGPLVVARGALADLEGTRVAIPGELTTAYLLFRLWSEADIDIHVARFDEIMEGVASGRFDAGLIIHEGRFVYPRFGLEKIVDLGEWWEAETGLPIPLGCIAMRLDGGEDGSERAAGFSRIIRASVRHAFDNPGDSREFVRAHAQEMDEDITRQHIGLYVNDFTLDLGETGRRAIQTLEEMARCRGILEPA
- a CDS encoding DUF3795 domain-containing protein yields the protein MQGKHPSAIISPCGIYCGACPRYRDTAVCRGCRCDGRHDKCDIYDCCVVMGGKNFCHECDCFPCERLISFTRYNPGKSFAHFRHIAIENLNRIRLIGPDEWAREMEIRSDAGDYSISGKNQDGGPDTSPCSCTPLEE
- a CDS encoding MATE family efflux transporter; translated protein: MAPEAERVINGIRRQFSGRWSSVAGYRELLVLAVPLILSTSSWSLQHFVDRMFLAWYSPYAIAAVLPAGILNFCTMSVFIGTAGYVSIFAAQYYGAGVNERVGPSIWQGAYIALAGAVVHLLLIPLAPAIFDFVGHDPEVRHYETIYFQILCVGAFPGIAASAFSGFFTGLGRPWPVMWVNFLATAVNLLLDYILIFGKWGFPEMGIKGAAIATVAAGFVYCIAYLALLAAPKLRATYRTLGGWRFEGALFLRLLRFGFPSGMQFFVDIAGFTIFILLVGRLGTVNLAATNIAFNVNTLAFMPMIGFGIAVSVMVGRYIGMEKPELAQRSVYSGFHLTFIYMVAISLCYLLLPEIFVAPFASKADPGSFDEIYRLSVVLLKFVAIYSIFDTMNIIFASALKGAGDTRFVMYMLAAVSLLVLVIPSYLVLVVFSGGLYEAWIIASLYVVILGFSFFIRFRGGRWKSMRVIEEPVVCIPPSLPEVPGAE